From Brachyspira pilosicoli, a single genomic window includes:
- a CDS encoding aspartate aminotransferase family protein has translation MACKKNNNNQNNEKSKLKKEYINNSKKYVANTYARFDLVLESGKDTKLKDVEGKEYIDLGSGIGVNSIGYGNKNWINAVTNQLKTLQHTSNLYYNKPYIDLAKKLCSITKYDKAFFCNSGAESNEAAIKCARKYSFNKYANNDKNYKRNKIVTLKNSFHGRTICTISATGQEVFHNYFFPFLEGFSFAEANNYEDTIEKLKDNACAIMMELIQGEGGVIPLDKEYVQKIKKYCEENDILFIVDEVQTGVGRTGKFLCSEHFGIKPDITTLAKGLGGGLPIGAILMNKKCSDVFVPGDHASTFGANPVVAAGALEVLNIIDKNLLKEVEKKSKYIKTKLTKLNNVVSVDGIGLMLGIGLKDGLNAREIVEKCILKGVIPLTAKNKIRLLPPLTITDKELEKAISILCECIENI, from the coding sequence ATGGCATGCAAAAAAAATAATAATAATCAAAATAATGAAAAATCAAAATTAAAAAAAGAATATATTAATAATAGTAAAAAATATGTTGCTAACACTTATGCAAGATTCGATTTAGTTTTGGAATCTGGAAAAGACACTAAATTAAAAGATGTAGAAGGAAAAGAGTATATTGATTTAGGAAGCGGCATTGGAGTTAATAGCATTGGTTATGGAAATAAAAATTGGATTAATGCTGTAACTAATCAATTAAAAACTTTGCAGCATACTTCAAATCTCTATTATAATAAACCTTATATAGATTTAGCAAAAAAATTATGCTCTATCACAAAATACGATAAAGCATTTTTCTGCAACTCTGGTGCCGAATCAAATGAAGCTGCTATTAAATGTGCAAGAAAATATTCATTCAATAAATATGCCAATAATGATAAAAATTATAAAAGAAACAAAATTGTAACATTAAAAAACTCTTTTCATGGCAGAACTATCTGTACAATTTCTGCTACAGGTCAGGAAGTTTTTCACAATTACTTTTTTCCATTTTTGGAAGGCTTTTCATTTGCAGAGGCAAACAACTATGAAGACACTATAGAAAAATTAAAAGATAATGCATGTGCTATAATGATGGAGCTTATACAGGGTGAAGGCGGAGTTATACCTCTTGATAAAGAATATGTACAAAAGATAAAAAAATACTGCGAAGAAAATGATATACTTTTTATAGTAGATGAAGTTCAAACTGGCGTTGGAAGAACAGGAAAGTTTTTATGCTCTGAACATTTTGGTATAAAACCAGACATCACTACATTAGCAAAAGGTTTAGGGGGAGGTCTTCCTATAGGGGCTATACTTATGAATAAAAAATGTTCCGATGTATTTGTTCCGGGGGATCATGCTTCTACATTCGGTGCTAATCCTGTTGTTGCTGCAGGAGCTTTAGAAGTTTTAAATATAATAGATAAAAACTTATTAAAAGAAGTTGAAAAGAAATCTAAATATATAAAAACTAAATTAACAAAACTTAATAATGTTGTAAGTGTTGACGGAATAGGTTTAATGCTTGGAATAGGATTAAAAGATGGATTAAATGCAAGAGAAATAGTTGAGAAATGTATATTAAAAGGAGTCATTCCACTAACAGCAAAAAATAAAATAAGACTTCTTCCTCCTCTCACAATAACTGATAAAGAATTAGAAAAAGCTATTTCAATACTTTGTGAGTGTATAGAAAATATTTAA
- the argJ gene encoding bifunctional glutamate N-acetyltransferase/amino-acid acetyltransferase ArgJ — MINIKEIEGGVCASEGFFANGIHAGIKKNKEKKDLAIIYSKSQCSAAAVYTQNKACGANITVSKEHLKDGKAKAIICNSGNANTCNKNGVEIAKEMCKLTADVLSIDEKEVAVASTGVIGVPLPIEPIEKNIKQLIDNANHSHKHAKNAAAAIMTTDTFMKEIAYEFEIDGKKVHIGGIAKGSGMIHPNMATMLAFITTDCNISSEMLQKALSEDTKSTYNMVSVDGDTSTNDMCVVLANGEAKNTLINKEDDNYKIFCKALNMTNTYLSKAIAKDGEGATKLIECEVMNASDMKLARKIAKSVITSNLVKAAMFGCDMNWGRISCAIGYTDADFDINKVSINVGSKYGEMNVYKDGYGVKFDEEEALKILKEDEIKITINMNCGASKAIAWGCDLTYDYVKINGSYRS, encoded by the coding sequence ATGATAAATATTAAAGAAATTGAAGGCGGTGTATGTGCTTCTGAAGGTTTCTTCGCAAATGGAATACATGCAGGAATAAAGAAAAATAAAGAAAAAAAAGATTTAGCAATAATTTATAGTAAAAGTCAATGTTCTGCTGCGGCAGTATATACTCAAAATAAAGCATGCGGAGCAAACATTACAGTAAGTAAAGAACATTTAAAAGACGGAAAAGCAAAAGCTATTATATGCAATTCTGGTAATGCTAATACTTGTAATAAAAACGGAGTAGAAATAGCAAAAGAGATGTGCAAACTTACTGCCGATGTACTTAGTATTGATGAAAAAGAAGTAGCTGTTGCATCTACTGGAGTTATAGGAGTACCATTACCAATAGAGCCTATAGAAAAAAATATTAAACAATTAATAGATAATGCAAATCACTCTCATAAGCATGCTAAAAATGCTGCAGCTGCAATAATGACAACTGACACATTTATGAAAGAGATAGCTTATGAGTTTGAAATAGACGGCAAAAAAGTTCATATTGGAGGCATAGCAAAAGGAAGCGGAATGATTCATCCAAATATGGCTACAATGCTCGCATTTATCACAACAGACTGCAATATATCAAGTGAAATGCTTCAGAAGGCTTTAAGCGAGGATACAAAATCTACATACAATATGGTTAGCGTTGATGGAGATACTTCTACAAATGATATGTGTGTTGTACTTGCTAATGGAGAAGCTAAAAACACTTTAATAAATAAAGAAGATGATAATTATAAAATATTTTGCAAAGCATTAAATATGACAAATACTTATTTATCTAAAGCAATAGCTAAAGACGGAGAGGGGGCTACAAAGTTAATAGAATGCGAAGTAATGAATGCAAGCGATATGAAATTAGCAAGAAAAATAGCGAAATCTGTTATAACATCAAATTTAGTTAAGGCTGCTATGTTTGGCTGCGATATGAACTGGGGAAGGATTTCATGTGCTATAGGTTATACTGATGCTGATTTTGATATAAATAAAGTTTCTATAAATGTAGGTTCAAAATACGGTGAGATGAATGTTTATAAAGATGGATATGGTGTAAAGTTTGATGAAGAAGAGGCTTTAAAAATATTAAAAGAAGATGAGATAAAAATTACAATAAATATGAACTGCGGGGCTAGCAAGGCTATAGCTTGGGGATGTGATTTAACTTATGATTATGTAAAAATTAACGGCTCATACAGAAGCTAA
- the argC gene encoding N-acetyl-gamma-glutamyl-phosphate reductase: protein MIKVSVIGATGYAGAELIRLLLSHSKVELKNISSKSFVGKNINEVYPNLNKNLDKLLIDENEIFENTDVVFASLPAGLSDEIANKCFEKNILFIDLGADFRLDDEEDYKNWYGKEYKYKNLHKEAIYSIPEIIKYDNVYNKKQLKNAKIIGNPGCYPTSIGLALAPALVNKLIQKDDIIIDSKSGATGAGRELKLNTHYTECNEAFAPYKIAEHRHTPEIEQTLSNIYGEDIKVTFVPHLLPLNRGIVSTIYAKLENKNLKLEDIHNIYKEFYKDSAFVRVLNIGEIANLKYVKYSNYCDISLHIDNRTNKLIIVSTIDNMVKGAAGQAIQNMNIALGLEEAEGLNFIPPAF, encoded by the coding sequence ATGATAAAAGTATCCGTTATAGGTGCAACAGGATATGCAGGTGCAGAATTAATTAGACTGCTATTATCTCATAGTAAAGTAGAATTAAAAAATATTTCTTCAAAAAGTTTTGTTGGAAAAAACATAAACGAAGTATATCCTAACTTAAATAAAAACTTAGATAAATTATTAATAGATGAAAATGAAATATTTGAAAACACTGATGTAGTATTTGCCTCACTTCCTGCTGGTTTAAGCGATGAGATTGCAAATAAATGCTTTGAAAAAAATATTTTATTTATAGATTTGGGGGCTGATTTCAGATTGGACGATGAAGAAGATTATAAAAATTGGTACGGCAAAGAATACAAATATAAAAATCTTCATAAAGAGGCAATTTATTCAATACCTGAAATAATTAAATATGATAATGTATATAATAAGAAACAATTAAAGAATGCTAAAATTATAGGAAACCCCGGCTGCTACCCTACTTCTATAGGTTTGGCATTAGCTCCTGCTTTGGTAAACAAATTAATACAAAAAGATGATATTATAATTGACTCTAAATCTGGAGCTACTGGTGCGGGACGTGAATTAAAATTAAATACTCATTATACTGAATGTAATGAAGCATTTGCTCCATACAAAATTGCTGAACATAGACACACACCAGAAATAGAACAAACATTATCAAACATATACGGTGAAGATATAAAAGTTACTTTTGTTCCTCATTTGCTTCCATTAAACAGAGGAATAGTTTCAACAATATATGCTAAATTAGAAAATAAAAATCTTAAATTGGAAGATATACATAACATTTATAAAGAGTTTTATAAAGATTCAGCATTTGTAAGAGTATTAAATATTGGAGAGATAGCAAATTTAAAATATGTTAAATACTCAAATTACTGTGATATATCTTTGCATATAGACAATAGAACAAACAAATTAATAATAGTATCAACAATAGACAATATGGTAAAAGGAGCTGCAGGACAGGCTATACAAAACATGAATATAGCTTTAGGGTTAGAAGAAGCTGAAGGATTGAATTTCATTCCTCCAGCTTTTTAA
- a CDS encoding ABC transporter substrate-binding protein, with protein MKNLTIYIVFICFNIFLFSCNDSKINIEENITKDRVGNEIILPKKIESIASLSPSSTDIILSLGFADKIIAVDSTSKEILSTNNVDMSNIAVFDMFNPDSEKIISLKPDIIFVNGFSVFGGKNSLDSIKASGICVAVIPTSDTINSIEDDIFFLGDVLSKTDEASNIVNIMSSNIEKIRAIGDTITNKKKVYFEISALPNLYTFGTNVYLDDMINIIGASNVFSDRNSWISTTEENVLFLNPDIIFTSVDYINNPDKEILSRASWQNVNAVKNKDVYYITSASLPTHNIVNALIMMAKYIYPNEYKDIELIRN; from the coding sequence ATGAAAAATCTTACTATATATATAGTATTTATTTGTTTTAATATATTTTTGTTTTCATGTAATGATTCTAAAATAAATATAGAAGAGAATATAACAAAAGATAGAGTAGGAAATGAAATTATTTTACCAAAAAAAATAGAAAGTATAGCAAGTTTATCTCCTTCTTCTACGGATATTATATTATCTTTAGGTTTTGCTGATAAAATAATAGCAGTTGACTCTACTTCTAAAGAAATTTTATCTACTAACAATGTGGATATGTCTAATATTGCCGTTTTTGACATGTTTAATCCTGATTCAGAAAAAATAATATCTCTTAAGCCTGACATAATTTTTGTTAATGGTTTTAGTGTGTTTGGAGGAAAAAATTCATTAGATTCTATAAAGGCTTCTGGTATATGTGTGGCTGTAATACCTACAAGTGATACTATTAATTCTATAGAAGATGATATATTCTTTTTAGGAGATGTTTTATCTAAAACTGATGAGGCTTCTAACATTGTCAATATTATGAGCAGTAATATAGAAAAGATTAGAGCTATAGGCGATACAATAACTAATAAAAAGAAAGTGTATTTTGAAATATCGGCTTTGCCAAATTTATACACATTCGGTACTAATGTTTATTTAGACGACATGATAAATATTATAGGAGCATCAAATGTATTTTCGGATAGAAATTCTTGGATATCCACAACAGAAGAAAATGTACTCTTTTTAAATCCTGATATAATATTTACAAGTGTTGATTACATTAATAATCCTGATAAAGAAATATTAAGCAGAGCATCTTGGCAGAATGTAAATGCTGTAAAAAACAAAGATGTATATTATATAACATCAGCTTCATTGCCTACCCATAATATAGTTAATGCTTTAATAATGATGGCTAAATATATTTATCCTAATGAATATAAAGATATTGAATTGATTAGGAATTAA
- a CDS encoding iron ABC transporter permease, with translation MIKKIIIILVLVFISTILSICIGSVFISPKEIGAILLYKLLNIEIMNIDKINSDIIGIRLQHAILSLFVGASLSMTGVVIQSILRNPLASAYNLGISSGAGLGAALLIVMQISFNQYFFISTSMIFAFITILFILFISNRIDKYMSNNSIILAGIVISLFLSSVMSFLSYMFPKYSNQIILWQLGSLFVRNKLDIFIIIFATLIFLLILIKYSSVLDIMTFSDETSLSLGINVKNMRIFFILISSFITAMLVAFTGIIGFVDLVSPHIARKVFGAKHIIVVPMSALMGALLLNISDIFSRVIVEGSNIPIGIVTAVIGAPFFLYVFISSSSSKKGM, from the coding sequence ATGATAAAAAAGATAATAATAATATTGGTTTTAGTTTTTATTTCTACTATATTATCAATATGTATAGGGAGTGTATTTATATCGCCTAAAGAGATAGGAGCTATATTATTATATAAGTTGTTAAATATCGAGATTATGAATATAGATAAAATAAATTCTGATATTATAGGTATAAGGCTTCAGCATGCTATATTATCCTTATTTGTAGGAGCTTCACTTTCCATGACTGGAGTTGTTATACAATCTATATTAAGAAATCCATTAGCTTCTGCTTATAATTTGGGTATATCATCTGGTGCAGGTCTTGGGGCTGCATTACTTATAGTTATGCAGATATCTTTTAATCAGTATTTTTTTATAAGTACATCTATGATATTTGCTTTCATTACTATATTATTTATATTGTTTATATCTAATAGAATAGATAAATATATGAGTAATAATTCTATAATACTTGCAGGAATTGTAATATCGCTTTTTTTAAGTTCTGTAATGAGTTTTTTATCTTATATGTTTCCTAAATATTCAAATCAGATAATACTTTGGCAGCTTGGAAGCTTATTTGTAAGAAACAAATTAGATATTTTCATAATAATTTTTGCTACTTTAATATTTTTACTTATACTTATAAAATATTCAAGTGTATTGGATATTATGACTTTCTCAGATGAGACAAGTTTATCTTTAGGTATTAATGTAAAGAATATGAGAATATTTTTTATACTTATTTCGTCATTTATAACAGCAATGTTGGTTGCTTTTACTGGTATAATAGGGTTTGTTGATTTGGTGTCTCCTCATATAGCGAGGAAAGTATTTGGAGCTAAGCATATCATTGTTGTTCCTATGTCTGCTTTAATGGGGGCATTGCTTTTAAATATTTCTGATATATTTTCAAGGGTTATAGTAGAAGGTTCAAATATACCTATAGGGATTGTTACAGCTGTTATAGGTGCGCCTTTCTTTTTATATGTATTTATATCGAGCAGCAGTAGTAAAAAGGGAATGTAA
- the argB gene encoding acetylglutamate kinase: MDNISNRDKALILNQALPYIQKYTGKTVVIKYGGSAMENPELKKKVMSDVALLSTVGINVIVVHGGGKDITAMLNKIGKESKFINGLRYTDSETAEIVKMVLAGKVNKELVASLENCGGKCLGICGIDGNMFKVSKYKGDTDLGFVGDVDDVDTHLLNTIVTNKYIPIVATVGCDKDGNVYNINADTAAAKIAESLKAETLIYMTDTPGLLQNKDDESTLISQINIKEIDNLIKDGTISGGMIPKVQHCINAVQNGVSKVFIIDGRLCHSLLIEMFTDEGIGTMFYKD; the protein is encoded by the coding sequence ATGGATAATATTTCAAATAGAGATAAAGCACTTATACTTAATCAGGCACTTCCATATATACAAAAATACACGGGAAAAACCGTTGTAATAAAATACGGAGGAAGTGCTATGGAAAACCCTGAATTAAAAAAGAAAGTTATGAGCGATGTTGCTTTGCTTTCTACTGTGGGAATAAATGTTATAGTAGTTCATGGGGGAGGAAAAGACATTACTGCTATGCTCAATAAAATAGGCAAAGAATCAAAGTTTATAAATGGATTAAGATACACTGATAGCGAAACTGCGGAAATAGTAAAAATGGTTCTTGCTGGAAAAGTTAATAAAGAGTTGGTGGCTTCTCTTGAAAACTGCGGAGGCAAATGTTTAGGTATATGCGGTATTGATGGGAACATGTTTAAAGTAAGCAAATACAAAGGAGATACTGATTTAGGATTTGTTGGAGATGTTGATGATGTTGATACTCATTTGCTTAATACAATAGTAACAAACAAATATATTCCAATAGTTGCTACTGTTGGATGTGATAAAGATGGAAATGTTTATAATATTAATGCTGATACTGCTGCTGCAAAAATTGCAGAAAGCCTAAAAGCTGAAACATTAATATATATGACTGATACACCTGGACTTCTGCAAAATAAAGATGATGAAAGCACTTTAATAAGCCAAATAAATATTAAAGAAATAGATAATCTTATAAAAGATGGAACTATATCTGGAGGAATGATACCTAAAGTTCAACACTGTATTAATGCAGTACAAAATGGTGTATCAAAAGTGTTTATAATAGATGGAAGACTATGCCATTCATTATTAATAGAGATGTTTACTGATGAAGGTATAGGAACAATGTTTTATAAAGATTAA